From Neobacillus sp. PS2-9, the proteins below share one genomic window:
- a CDS encoding class I SAM-dependent methyltransferase: protein MKISPIEQLFTVFNETALVLQEELSCSYLEALAETGENMFQGTILQDELSELTTKRLKKQYEEIHLDKYSKEDIRKAYQLVILKGMKENVQPNHQMTPDTIGLLVGYLLDRFVKQSTFRLLDPAVGTGNLLTTVLNHVPKEITSIGVDVDDILIKLAYVNANLQEHPIQLFNQDALEPLFIDPVEAVIADLPVGFYPNDVRAADYQLKANTGHSYSHHLFIEQSVRHTVPGGYLIFLVPSGLFESEQAAQLHEFLKEHVIIQGLLQLPETMFKNKSAAKNIFILQKKGEGIQPPKQAMLVNLPSLSKQYEMDRILSQIEKWFQENKG, encoded by the coding sequence ATGAAAATTTCTCCAATAGAGCAACTATTTACTGTATTTAATGAAACGGCACTTGTTTTACAAGAGGAATTGTCTTGTAGTTATCTGGAGGCATTAGCCGAAACAGGAGAAAACATGTTCCAAGGCACAATTCTACAGGATGAGTTAAGTGAACTAACTACAAAAAGGTTAAAAAAGCAGTACGAAGAAATCCATTTAGACAAGTATTCCAAGGAAGATATACGTAAAGCCTACCAGCTAGTTATTTTAAAAGGGATGAAGGAAAATGTTCAACCCAATCACCAAATGACTCCTGATACGATTGGACTACTGGTAGGATACTTACTTGACCGATTTGTAAAACAATCCACGTTTAGGCTTCTCGATCCGGCGGTTGGAACAGGGAATTTACTAACGACTGTTTTAAATCATGTGCCTAAAGAGATAACCTCAATAGGAGTAGATGTCGATGATATTCTCATTAAACTTGCCTATGTAAACGCGAATTTACAGGAACATCCAATTCAGTTATTTAATCAGGACGCCTTAGAGCCTTTATTTATTGATCCAGTAGAGGCTGTAATAGCTGATTTACCTGTTGGATTTTATCCAAATGATGTACGGGCAGCAGATTATCAATTAAAGGCAAATACTGGACACTCGTATTCGCATCACTTATTTATTGAGCAAAGTGTACGACATACAGTACCTGGTGGATATTTGATCTTCCTAGTTCCAAGTGGTCTTTTTGAAAGTGAACAAGCAGCACAGCTTCATGAATTCTTAAAAGAACATGTAATCATTCAGGGTCTTCTACAATTGCCTGAAACAATGTTTAAAAATAAAAGTGCAGCTAAAAATATTTTCATTTTGCAAAAAAAGGGTGAGGGGATTCAGCCTCCGAAGCAGGCTATGCTCGTAAACCTACCGAGTCTGTCAAAGCAGTATGAAATGGACCGAATCTTATCACAAATTGAAAAATGGTTCCAAGAAAATAAAGGATAA
- a CDS encoding acetate kinase — MAKIIAINAGSSSLKFQLFEMPSEEVITKGLIERIGLSDSIFNITVNGEKVQEITDIPDHEIAVKMLLDKLTTLGIIQSLDEIEGIGHRVVHGGEAFNDSVIITDEVLNKIEELSELAPLHNPANLTGIRAFQSVLPNVPAIAVFDTAFHQTMPESSFLYSLPYEYYKEYGIRKYGFHGTSHKYVSQRAAELLGRPVEQLRLISCHLGNGASIAAIEGGESIDTSMGFTPLAGVTMGTRSGNIDPALIPYIMEKTNQTADEVLDVLNKKSGMLAVSGFSSDLRDIEIEAKKGNERAQLALDVFANRIHKYIGSYASRMYGVDAIIFTAGIGENSDTIRENVLKGLEFMGVYWDPALNKVRGEEAFINYPHSPVKVIIIPTNEEVMIARDVVRLAQ, encoded by the coding sequence ATGGCAAAAATTATTGCAATCAATGCGGGGAGTTCTTCCTTAAAGTTTCAATTATTTGAAATGCCAAGTGAAGAAGTAATTACAAAAGGTCTTATCGAAAGAATTGGATTAAGCGATTCAATTTTTAATATTACAGTTAACGGTGAAAAAGTCCAAGAAATAACCGATATACCTGATCATGAAATAGCAGTAAAAATGTTATTAGATAAATTAACTACACTAGGTATCATTCAATCACTTGATGAAATTGAAGGAATTGGTCATCGTGTTGTACACGGTGGTGAAGCATTTAATGACTCTGTAATAATTACAGATGAAGTTTTAAATAAAATCGAAGAACTTTCGGAGCTTGCACCACTGCATAATCCAGCAAACTTAACTGGAATCCGTGCATTCCAAAGTGTACTTCCAAATGTACCAGCGATTGCTGTGTTTGATACAGCTTTCCATCAAACAATGCCGGAAAGTTCTTTCCTTTATAGCCTTCCATATGAATACTACAAAGAATACGGTATCCGTAAATACGGCTTCCATGGGACATCTCACAAATATGTTTCACAACGTGCAGCAGAATTACTAGGTCGCCCAGTTGAACAACTTCGTTTAATTTCTTGTCACTTAGGAAATGGTGCAAGTATTGCAGCTATCGAAGGTGGAGAATCTATCGATACATCAATGGGCTTTACACCACTTGCAGGTGTAACAATGGGTACACGCTCAGGTAATATTGACCCTGCTTTAATTCCATATATCATGGAAAAAACGAACCAGACTGCTGATGAAGTTCTAGATGTATTAAATAAGAAGAGCGGTATGTTAGCTGTTTCTGGATTCTCAAGTGACCTAAGGGATATTGAAATTGAAGCCAAGAAAGGCAATGAGCGTGCACAGCTAGCATTAGATGTATTTGCAAACCGAATTCATAAATATATTGGTTCATACGCGTCCCGTATGTATGGTGTAGATGCGATTATCTTTACTGCAGGTATTGGTGAAAATAGTGATACCATTCGTGAAAATGTGCTAAAAGGTCTTGAATTTATGGGTGTATATTGGGATCCTGCTCTTAACAAAGTAAGAGGGGAAGAGGCTTTCATTAACTATCCTCACTCTCCAGTTAAAGTTATTATTATCCCAACTAATGAAGAAGTAATGATCGCGCGCGACGTTGTTCGCTTAGCACAATAA
- a CDS encoding EcsC family protein: MPYTDRETKVWNEISEWEKNLFNYEPNDIQLTYEKYLERSFSLLPETVQKQFFSLVDTWLFHLHGMIQGSQLQMDAKERILSSGRVFIPNLENISDLKNLDINQLQYIAEQHIARHRLYSLAQGGLAGTGSSLLLGMDIPAMAVINLRVVQLIAMTYGYEVNTPYEMMTSLKVFHIGTLPPRIQKEGWIMLKDELEKYDNPYFYEGTEEISNITWLEQPLQQVFKAMVIALFRRKMIQGMPLVSIAIGAGANYQLTRKVTELAHKYYQYRYLKEKEEFQI, encoded by the coding sequence ATGCCATATACAGACCGGGAAACTAAAGTATGGAATGAAATAAGCGAATGGGAAAAGAATCTATTCAATTACGAACCAAATGACATTCAATTAACTTATGAAAAATATTTGGAGCGTTCTTTCTCCTTATTGCCTGAAACAGTTCAGAAGCAATTTTTTTCCCTTGTTGATACATGGCTGTTCCATTTGCATGGTATGATTCAAGGCTCTCAGCTTCAAATGGATGCAAAAGAAAGAATTCTTTCATCTGGAAGGGTTTTTATCCCTAATTTAGAAAATATATCAGACTTAAAAAATTTGGATATTAATCAATTACAATACATAGCAGAACAGCACATTGCTAGGCATCGCCTTTATTCCTTAGCTCAAGGAGGATTAGCGGGAACCGGAAGTTCCTTGCTTTTGGGGATGGATATCCCAGCAATGGCCGTTATTAATTTGAGGGTTGTCCAATTAATAGCCATGACTTATGGATATGAAGTTAACACTCCTTATGAAATGATGACATCCCTTAAGGTATTTCATATAGGTACCTTGCCTCCTAGAATACAAAAAGAAGGCTGGATCATGTTAAAAGATGAATTAGAAAAGTACGATAATCCGTATTTTTATGAGGGGACAGAAGAGATTTCCAATATCACCTGGCTTGAACAACCCTTGCAACAAGTATTTAAAGCGATGGTTATTGCCTTGTTTCGGAGAAAGATGATTCAAGGGATGCCGCTCGTCAGCATAGCCATTGGTGCAGGAGCAAATTATCAGTTAACGAGGAAAGTAACGGAATTAGCTCATAAATATTATCAATACCGCTATCTAAAAGAAAAAGAGGAGTTTCAAATATGA
- a CDS encoding molybdenum cofactor biosynthesis protein B yields MSTQEHKREAPKSINCKIITVSDTRNKDTDKSGKLMIELLEQSGHQISDYVIVKDEAIPIQDEILKACNREDIDAILINGGTGIAKRDVTIETVKSLLNKEIVGFGELFRMLSYQEDIGSAAILSRAIAGVVNNRAVFSTPGSTGAVKLAMNKLILPELGHVVREIKKDL; encoded by the coding sequence ATGAGCACGCAGGAACATAAACGGGAAGCCCCTAAGAGTATTAATTGTAAGATAATCACAGTCAGTGATACAAGAAATAAGGACACAGACAAAAGTGGTAAGCTGATGATTGAATTGCTTGAGCAGTCCGGACATCAAATTTCTGATTATGTGATTGTAAAGGATGAAGCAATCCCAATTCAAGATGAAATTTTAAAAGCCTGTAACCGGGAAGATATTGACGCTATTCTTATTAATGGCGGGACGGGGATAGCCAAGCGGGACGTCACAATTGAAACAGTCAAAAGCCTTCTTAATAAAGAAATTGTTGGCTTCGGAGAATTGTTTAGGATGTTGAGTTATCAAGAAGATATCGGTTCTGCAGCAATCCTTTCAAGAGCAATTGCTGGTGTAGTGAATAATAGGGCGGTATTTTCTACCCCTGGTTCCACTGGTGCGGTAAAGCTTGCGATGAATAAATTAATTTTGCCCGAATTAGGGCATGTGGTAAGAGAAATAAAGAAAGATTTGTAA
- a CDS encoding universal stress protein produces the protein MGLKYKNILVAIDGSKEADWALRKGIEIAKRNDAALLLVHVIDTRSFALIEAYDTVIGDRAEKLAKDMLDNYQKQAVDSGVKEVQYEIEFGSPKVRIPRDVAKKHNVDLIICGATGMNVVERFFIGSVSEHITRYAPCDVLVVRTEKE, from the coding sequence ATGGGACTCAAATATAAAAATATTTTAGTCGCTATTGATGGATCGAAAGAAGCAGATTGGGCCTTACGAAAGGGTATTGAAATCGCGAAAAGAAATGATGCTGCCTTACTTCTAGTTCATGTAATAGATACTCGGTCATTCGCGTTAATCGAAGCCTATGACACCGTTATTGGCGATCGCGCAGAAAAGCTGGCAAAAGACATGCTAGATAACTATCAAAAGCAAGCTGTTGATTCAGGTGTAAAAGAGGTTCAATATGAAATTGAATTCGGTTCTCCAAAGGTTCGAATCCCTAGAGATGTGGCAAAAAAACATAATGTTGACTTAATAATTTGTGGTGCCACAGGAATGAATGTAGTAGAAAGATTCTTTATCGGTAGTGTATCAGAACATATTACACGATATGCACCATGTGATGTTCTAGTAGTTCGAACTGAAAAAGAATAA
- the ald gene encoding alanine dehydrogenase, translating into MRIGIPKEIKNNENRVAMTPAGVVNLVKFGHEVFIENGAGLGSGFSDEDYRDAGAKLVETPAEAWSMEMVMKVKEPLPSEYQYFREGLILFTYLHLAPEPELTKALIDKKVIGIAYETVQLPNRSLPLLTPMSEVAGRMAAQIGAQFLEKVHGGMGILLSGVPGVQRGTVTIIGGGVAGTNAAKMAIGLGAKVTIIDLNPDRLRQLDDIFGSDVTTLMSNPYNIAEAVKESDLVIGAVLIPGAKAPKLVSEEMIKTMKSGSVVVDIAIDQGGIFETTDRITTHDNPTYVKHGVVHYAVANMPGAVPRTSTIALTNVTVPYAVQIANKGYRKACLDNEALLKGINTLNGYVTYEAVAEAHGLEFLDTKTLLEKQ; encoded by the coding sequence ATGCGAATCGGAATACCTAAAGAGATAAAAAATAATGAAAACCGTGTAGCAATGACGCCTGCTGGAGTGGTCAACCTTGTGAAATTTGGCCATGAGGTCTTTATTGAGAATGGAGCTGGTTTAGGCTCTGGTTTTTCAGATGAAGACTATAGAGATGCAGGAGCAAAGTTAGTAGAAACACCAGCCGAAGCATGGTCCATGGAAATGGTCATGAAAGTTAAGGAACCACTTCCAAGCGAATATCAATATTTTCGCGAGGGATTAATCTTATTTACATATTTACATTTAGCTCCGGAACCTGAACTGACTAAAGCACTAATTGATAAAAAAGTTATAGGGATTGCTTATGAGACAGTTCAGCTTCCTAATCGAAGCCTACCATTATTAACGCCAATGAGTGAAGTGGCTGGGAGAATGGCCGCACAAATTGGTGCCCAATTCCTTGAAAAAGTTCACGGAGGGATGGGAATTTTACTATCCGGTGTTCCCGGTGTACAAAGAGGGACTGTTACGATTATTGGCGGTGGAGTTGCTGGTACCAATGCAGCTAAAATGGCGATTGGATTAGGGGCAAAAGTGACCATTATTGATTTAAATCCAGACCGCCTTCGTCAATTGGATGATATTTTCGGATCTGATGTGACAACATTAATGTCGAACCCTTATAATATTGCAGAAGCAGTGAAAGAATCTGATCTAGTCATTGGAGCAGTTTTGATTCCAGGTGCAAAGGCACCAAAACTTGTTTCTGAAGAAATGATTAAGACCATGAAGTCGGGGAGTGTTGTTGTTGATATCGCCATTGATCAAGGTGGTATTTTTGAAACAACAGATCGTATAACTACGCACGATAATCCAACGTATGTAAAGCATGGTGTAGTCCACTATGCAGTGGCCAATATGCCTGGAGCAGTACCGCGAACATCGACTATTGCATTAACAAATGTAACCGTTCCATATGCGGTTCAAATTGCGAACAAGGGCTATCGTAAGGCATGTTTAGATAATGAGGCCTTGCTAAAAGGAATTAACACATTAAACGGCTATGTGACTTATGAAGCAGTCGCAGAAGCACACGGCCTTGAATTCTTAGATACAAAAACATTGTTAGAGAAACAATAA
- a CDS encoding Xaa-Pro peptidase family protein has product MNQRLNKLQAWMKENDIEVSFVTSSENVFYLSGYYTDPHERLLALAVFQEEEPFLVCPGMEVHDAKRSGWDHELIGYSDIDNPWEMILKSINKRMDRVSKVAIEKEHMNVERYEQLLRLFPHSTFVSGEEKLRLLRMVKDASELKIIEEACALADYAVEFGVNEIKEGKTELEILNALEFALKQKGVTEMSFSTMVLTGANAASPHGNPGTTKIQKGDLVLFDLGVVVDRYCSDITRTVAYGDINDKQKEIYDTVLKAQLAAIEASKPGVSAADVDLTARRIIAEAGYGEYFPHRLGHGLGISVHEYPSLTETNQLIIEEGMVYTIEPGIYVPNVAGVRIEDDVFITADGAKILTKFPKELQIVK; this is encoded by the coding sequence ATGAATCAAAGATTGAACAAACTGCAAGCATGGATGAAGGAGAATGACATTGAAGTCAGTTTTGTTACTTCTTCCGAAAATGTATTTTATTTAAGCGGCTACTATACCGATCCACATGAACGCTTACTCGCCCTCGCTGTGTTCCAAGAGGAAGAGCCGTTCCTAGTTTGCCCAGGGATGGAAGTACATGATGCTAAACGATCTGGATGGGATCATGAATTAATCGGCTATAGTGACATTGATAATCCATGGGAAATGATTTTGAAATCTATCAATAAAAGAATGGATCGCGTGTCAAAGGTTGCTATCGAGAAAGAGCATATGAATGTAGAGCGGTATGAACAGCTCTTACGATTATTCCCTCATTCCACTTTTGTTTCAGGTGAGGAAAAATTAAGACTCCTTCGAATGGTCAAAGATGCTTCCGAATTAAAAATTATCGAAGAGGCTTGTGCACTTGCTGATTATGCGGTTGAATTCGGGGTTAATGAAATCAAGGAAGGGAAAACAGAGCTAGAAATTCTTAATGCATTAGAGTTTGCCTTAAAGCAAAAAGGCGTGACTGAGATGTCTTTTTCAACAATGGTTCTAACTGGTGCGAATGCTGCTTCTCCTCATGGTAATCCAGGCACTACTAAAATTCAAAAAGGTGATTTAGTTTTATTTGACTTGGGTGTAGTTGTGGATCGCTATTGTTCAGATATCACAAGAACCGTTGCATATGGTGACATTAACGACAAGCAAAAAGAAATATATGATACAGTGTTAAAAGCCCAATTGGCAGCGATTGAAGCAAGTAAACCTGGTGTGAGTGCAGCAGACGTTGACCTTACTGCTCGTCGTATTATCGCTGAAGCAGGATACGGTGAATATTTTCCACACCGTCTTGGACACGGCCTAGGAATTAGTGTTCATGAATATCCATCCTTAACCGAGACAAATCAACTGATTATTGAAGAAGGAATGGTTTATACCATTGAACCAGGAATCTATGTCCCTAATGTAGCCGGAGTGCGTATCGAGGATGATGTGTTTATTACTGCTGATGGGGCAAAGATTTTAACCAAATTCCCAAAAGAACTGCAAATTGTGAAGTAG
- a CDS encoding metal-dependent hydrolase, whose protein sequence is MKVSYHGHSVVQIQTNGKTIIIDPFITGNSLTDLSIDEVKPDVIILTHGHGDHVGDTVELAKRNNALVIANADLCAFLSFQGVKTHAMHIGGAYQFEFGKVKLTQAFHGSGYVIAGSQEIIYCGMPAGILFMNEGKTIYHAGDTGLFSDMKLIGERHPIDLAFLPIGDNFTMGPEDAAYAAKLLAAKTVVPIHYNTFPPIKQDPNTFLEMLDDKNGKILQPGESIEI, encoded by the coding sequence ATGAAAGTATCTTATCATGGTCATTCAGTGGTACAAATTCAAACCAATGGAAAAACAATTATCATTGACCCGTTTATTACTGGAAACAGTTTAACAGATTTATCAATAGACGAAGTGAAACCGGATGTTATTATCCTCACACATGGTCACGGAGATCACGTAGGTGATACGGTGGAACTAGCAAAAAGAAACAATGCCCTTGTCATAGCGAATGCTGATCTATGTGCATTTTTAAGCTTTCAAGGGGTAAAGACCCATGCCATGCATATTGGAGGGGCCTATCAATTTGAATTTGGTAAAGTAAAACTGACACAAGCTTTCCATGGCTCGGGCTATGTCATTGCTGGCAGCCAGGAGATTATTTACTGCGGAATGCCCGCCGGTATTCTTTTTATGAATGAAGGCAAAACCATATATCATGCAGGTGATACGGGGCTCTTCTCAGATATGAAACTAATAGGTGAACGTCATCCGATTGACTTGGCCTTCTTGCCAATAGGAGATAATTTTACCATGGGACCGGAAGACGCGGCCTATGCAGCCAAATTATTAGCAGCCAAAACAGTTGTACCGATTCATTACAATACATTCCCACCAATTAAGCAGGATCCAAATACGTTTTTAGAAATGCTCGATGATAAAAACGGTAAAATCCTTCAACCTGGAGAATCTATCGAAATTTAA
- a CDS encoding CBS domain-containing protein — protein MATKHEQILQYIDGLPVGEKISVRQIAKAMTVSEGTAYRAIKEAENKGYVSTIERVGTIRIERKKKENIEKLTFAEVVNIVDGQVVGGRTGLHKTLNKFVIGAMKLEAMMRYTEAGNLLIVGNRTQAHELALKAGAAVLITGGFDSEEHVKKLADSLELPVISTSYDTFTVATMINRAIYDQLIKKEIILVEDILTPLSETYYLKTIDKVSKWHEFNQETRHSRYPVVDQNMKIQGMVTSKDILGQDLDTSIDKIMTKQPMTVNGKTSVASTAHTMVWEGIEVLPVADDSNRLEGIISRQDVLKALQMNQRQPQVGETIDDIVTNQMALIQGKVKGEEVYSCEVTPQMTNHLGTISYGVFTTIVSEAANRVMRSYKKGDLVVENMTIYFIKPVQMESTLEVYPRILEVGRKFGKVDVEVFNEGILVGKAMMMCQLIDRQ, from the coding sequence TTGGCTACTAAGCACGAACAAATTTTGCAATATATTGATGGACTTCCTGTAGGGGAAAAAATTTCAGTTCGCCAAATCGCCAAGGCGATGACCGTCAGTGAAGGTACAGCCTACCGAGCGATTAAGGAAGCTGAAAATAAAGGATACGTCAGCACCATTGAAAGAGTAGGAACAATTAGAATTGAACGTAAGAAGAAAGAAAATATTGAAAAGCTTACATTTGCGGAAGTAGTAAATATCGTTGATGGGCAGGTCGTAGGCGGAAGAACGGGCTTGCACAAAACACTAAATAAATTTGTCATTGGTGCCATGAAGCTTGAAGCTATGATGCGGTATACGGAGGCAGGGAACCTGTTAATTGTCGGTAACCGCACGCAAGCACATGAGCTAGCATTAAAAGCAGGGGCAGCTGTACTGATTACAGGTGGATTTGATTCTGAAGAACACGTGAAAAAGCTTGCTGATAGTCTTGAACTACCTGTCATTTCAACTAGCTATGACACCTTCACTGTGGCTACAATGATTAATAGAGCAATTTATGACCAATTAATCAAAAAGGAAATTATTTTAGTCGAAGATATTCTAACCCCTTTATCTGAGACCTATTATTTAAAAACAATAGATAAGGTTTCTAAATGGCATGAGTTTAATCAGGAAACAAGACACAGTCGCTATCCTGTAGTCGATCAAAATATGAAAATTCAAGGTATGGTAACAAGCAAGGATATTTTAGGACAGGATTTAGACACGTCGATTGATAAGATTATGACGAAGCAGCCAATGACGGTGAATGGAAAAACGAGTGTCGCTTCGACTGCCCATACGATGGTATGGGAGGGAATAGAAGTACTTCCAGTTGCGGACGACTCCAATCGATTAGAAGGAATCATAAGCAGACAGGATGTATTAAAGGCATTACAAATGAATCAAAGACAGCCACAAGTCGGTGAAACAATCGATGATATTGTCACAAATCAAATGGCCCTCATTCAGGGTAAGGTTAAAGGAGAAGAAGTATATTCCTGTGAAGTAACACCTCAAATGACCAATCATCTAGGAACCATTTCATATGGTGTATTTACAACCATCGTATCCGAAGCAGCTAACCGGGTCATGAGAAGCTATAAAAAGGGAGATCTTGTAGTTGAGAATATGACCATCTATTTTATCAAGCCCGTTCAAATGGAGAGTACCTTAGAGGTATATCCGAGGATTCTTGAAGTCGGACGGAAATTCGGAAAGGTAGATGTTGAGGTTTTCAACGAAGGAATTTTGGTAGGAAAAGCGATGATGATGTGCCAATTGATTGATAGACAATAA
- a CDS encoding YtpI family protein — translation MFVFAVLVFILFAFYLFYKTKYFRSNREVEKKWLSAKSNIALGLFVCFFGLNYLLFISESTSTLIVSAIFIIYGAFFSWIGFKKYKHYLPFAVEEAKLYEAQK, via the coding sequence ATGTTTGTATTTGCTGTATTAGTTTTCATATTATTCGCTTTCTATTTATTTTATAAGACAAAATACTTTAGAAGCAACCGTGAAGTAGAAAAGAAATGGCTTTCCGCAAAATCAAATATAGCACTCGGTCTTTTTGTTTGTTTCTTTGGTTTAAATTATTTACTATTTATTTCTGAATCTACTTCAACTCTTATTGTTTCCGCTATTTTTATTATTTATGGTGCATTTTTCAGTTGGATAGGTTTTAAAAAGTATAAACATTACCTTCCATTCGCAGTAGAGGAAGCTAAGCTATACGAAGCGCAGAAATAA
- a CDS encoding bifunctional oligoribonuclease/PAP phosphatase NrnA, whose product MIEQILATIEQYETIIVHRHVRPDPDAYGSQGGLVAILQESYPDKKIYAVGQEEPTLHFMRRLDVIEDELYKGALVIVCDTANAARICDDRYSLGDKLIKIDHHPNEDPYGDLLWVDTSASSCSEMIYEFYLTGKEKGLKMNDEAARLLFAGIVGDTGRFLFPSTTEKTFAYAGELIHYHFSRTEVFDKMYELDAHIIKLNGYILQNFELQENGVASVMLTKELLKEYGARPAEASLLVGILGNVKGIKAWVFFIEEEDQIRVRLRSKGPVINGVARKFKGGGHPLASGASIYSWDEVDQVLKELDEVCRNYTK is encoded by the coding sequence ATGATTGAGCAAATTTTAGCAACAATTGAACAATATGAAACCATCATTGTTCATCGACATGTCCGACCTGACCCGGATGCCTATGGTTCACAGGGTGGACTGGTAGCCATTTTACAAGAGTCGTATCCGGATAAAAAGATTTACGCAGTCGGCCAAGAGGAACCAACTCTTCATTTTATGCGCAGACTGGATGTGATTGAGGATGAGTTGTACAAAGGTGCCTTGGTCATTGTTTGTGATACAGCAAATGCAGCAAGAATTTGTGATGACCGATATTCATTAGGTGATAAGCTTATTAAAATTGATCATCATCCAAATGAAGATCCATATGGTGATTTATTATGGGTAGACACCAGTGCCAGTTCGTGCAGCGAGATGATTTATGAGTTTTATTTAACCGGTAAAGAAAAAGGGTTGAAGATGAATGATGAAGCAGCAAGACTGCTATTCGCTGGTATTGTCGGTGATACAGGAAGATTCCTTTTTCCTAGCACTACAGAGAAAACCTTTGCTTACGCAGGTGAACTGATCCATTATCATTTCTCTCGTACAGAAGTATTTGATAAGATGTATGAATTGGATGCTCATATCATCAAGTTGAACGGGTATATCCTTCAGAACTTTGAACTTCAGGAAAACGGAGTCGCATCCGTGATGCTTACGAAGGAATTGTTAAAGGAATATGGAGCAAGACCTGCAGAGGCTTCCTTACTAGTCGGTATTTTAGGGAATGTAAAAGGCATTAAAGCATGGGTCTTTTTCATTGAGGAAGAGGATCAAATTCGGGTTCGTCTTCGTTCAAAGGGGCCGGTCATAAATGGTGTTGCTAGAAAGTTTAAAGGTGGAGGCCATCCACTTGCATCAGGCGCTTCCATATATTCTTGGGATGAAGTAGATCAAGTCTTAAAAGAACTAGATGAGGTATGCCGGAATTATACAAAATAG
- the ytrI gene encoding sporulation membrane protein YtrI has translation MRIPPYYRRPSWQRFFAGAAVGGAISWCIFLYIYGVWQEENTELLRIQQQKIIDLNEEKKIWQEEYKEMNKRNIEQLTVQKINIKITNWEKYKLDLLSVSETEDSVKDDISMMLAKDLDTVYKSKDLLKKIIENKLIKINDKRYKLKVKEMVVYTNLSIQLEIQFE, from the coding sequence ATTATCGAAGACCCTCCTGGCAGCGTTTTTTTGCAGGTGCCGCAGTAGGCGGTGCAATAAGCTGGTGTATCTTTTTATATATTTACGGGGTATGGCAGGAAGAAAACACAGAATTATTAAGGATACAACAACAAAAGATTATAGACCTAAACGAAGAAAAAAAAATTTGGCAGGAAGAATATAAGGAAATGAATAAGCGGAATATCGAACAGCTAACTGTCCAAAAAATAAATATAAAGATTACAAACTGGGAAAAATATAAGCTAGATTTACTCAGTGTTTCCGAGACAGAAGACTCCGTCAAAGATGATATCAGTATGATGCTCGCAAAGGATTTAGATACCGTCTATAAAAGTAAGGATCTCCTGAAAAAAATAATTGAAAATAAACTGATTAAAATAAATGATAAACGATACAAACTTAAAGTAAAAGAAATGGTAGTCTACACTAACCTATCCATACAACTTGAGATACAATTTGAGTAA